One stretch of Chryseobacterium indologenes DNA includes these proteins:
- a CDS encoding tyrosine-type recombinase/integrase, with protein MSLHFGKIPTELDAEQIQDYLFYLQKKSKSPSQSYFKHTVYGLRFLLKSEGLSYDFLSLPEIKKEKKLPVVLSKQEVWQMLSGCKLLKHKILIGILYGCGLRCMEVRNLRLCDLDFDRKQLKVVQGKGKKDRYLPLSEHLIRGLKKYIEAEKPEDYLFGMPREGRAGGDASTSLSTGFDSRYSQRGVQWVVKQASKTAKILKEVSVHTLRHSFATHLLEDGMDILSIKNLLGHESIDTTLIYLQIAQLSTQKLFSPLDTLFSEFGKK; from the coding sequence GTGTCGCTTCATTTCGGGAAAATCCCCACAGAGCTCGATGCTGAGCAAATTCAAGATTACCTTTTTTACCTTCAGAAAAAATCAAAATCACCTTCACAGTCGTATTTTAAACATACCGTTTACGGACTTCGATTTCTACTGAAATCGGAAGGTTTGAGCTATGATTTTTTGAGTCTTCCGGAAATTAAAAAAGAGAAAAAACTGCCTGTAGTGCTTAGTAAACAGGAGGTTTGGCAGATGTTGTCCGGCTGTAAACTTTTAAAACATAAAATTTTGATCGGCATTCTTTACGGTTGCGGATTGCGCTGTATGGAAGTTCGAAATCTCCGTTTATGCGATTTAGATTTTGACAGAAAACAGTTGAAAGTGGTTCAAGGAAAAGGCAAAAAAGACCGCTATTTGCCACTTTCGGAGCATTTGATTCGGGGATTAAAAAAGTATATCGAAGCTGAAAAACCAGAAGATTATCTCTTTGGAATGCCACGAGAAGGAAGAGCGGGAGGTGATGCTTCGACTTCGCTCAGCACAGGTTTTGATTCCCGTTACTCACAACGGGGCGTTCAATGGGTGGTAAAACAGGCATCAAAAACGGCAAAAATATTGAAAGAAGTGAGTGTACACACGCTTCGTCACAGTTTTGCGACGCATCTTTTAGAAGACGGAATGGATATTCTGAGCATCAAAAATCTCTTGGGTCACGAAAGTATTGACACGACGTTGATTTATCTTCAAATTGCACAACTTTCCACACAAAAACTCTTTTCACCGCTCGATACCCTTTTTTCAGAATTTGGGAAGAAATGA
- the aac(6') gene encoding aminoglycoside 6'-N-acetyltransferase — protein sequence MNKETVEIVSKLANKLWSEADYNDLYEDFQEIIDKNDEICLLIYENGIPVGFIHASTRYDYVEGSQGSPVGYIEGIYVEDNHRRKGYSKRLVKEVEKWAKNKGYSELASDCELENEDSIAFHKGVEFAEANRIVCFIKEI from the coding sequence ATGAATAAGGAAACTGTTGAAATAGTAAGCAAACTGGCAAATAAATTATGGTCAGAAGCTGACTATAATGATTTGTATGAGGATTTCCAAGAGATTATTGATAAAAATGATGAGATTTGCTTATTAATATATGAAAATGGAATTCCAGTTGGATTTATACATGCTTCAACGAGATATGATTATGTTGAGGGAAGCCAAGGTTCTCCTGTCGGATATATTGAAGGAATATATGTTGAAGACAACCATAGAAGAAAAGGGTATTCAAAAAGATTGGTAAAAGAAGTTGAAAAATGGGCAAAAAATAAAGGCTATTCCGAACTGGCATCAGATTGTGAACTGGAAAATGAGGACAGTATTGCATTCCATAAAGGTGTAGAATTTGCAGAAGCAAACCGGATAGTATGCTTTATTAAGGAAATATAG